The uncultured Celeribacter sp. genome includes the window CCAGAGAAAAAGACCCGGCAACAAGACAGGAAAACGTCAGCATCGCGAGATGCCCATTGCGCCGATCAACAGCACTTGCGGAATGTGGCACGAAACTGCTCCGTCAGAAAATCATCCGCCCTTTAGCCGACGGGCACAGGCCCGTCCATTGCGCGCATGCGCACATGGGCCTTTCCGGACCGGCGCCGCTCAGAGCCGCCTCAGGGCCATTCTTTTGCGCGGGCTTTCAGGAAGGTCAGGAAGGCCTGCACTTTGGGGGTCCGATGCAGGTCAACGTGGGTGACAAGCCAGTTCTGGCTGTCCAACTCTGCGGTCGGCGGCATCAGTTCAACAAGTTCGGGCACGCGTTGCGCCATCCAGATGGGCAAAAACCCGGCCCCGGCCCCGGCCATGATGGCTTCGGCCATGGATTCGCCTTCGGTGGTGCGGAACACGATCCGGTCAGAAGGCACGTTCTCCGCAAACCAGACCATAAACGGCGCCCGGGAATCGCGGTTGTCCAACGCCACGAACCGCAATTCGGCGCTGTAGTTTTCCGGCTCGGGGTGCCCGAATTTGTCCAGATAGCTTTGATGAGCGTATAACCCGTAGGCCTGCCGGTAAAACGGCTGCACCACATTGTCGGGCTCCTGCGGCGGTTGACCCGCACGGATCGCGACATGGGCCTCGCCATATTCCAGACGGAACACGCGTTCGCCAGTCAGATAGCGCACCGTGACATTGGGGTGCTCGCGCTGGAAATCTGTAAGCACCGGCGCCAGCAGCAGGGACATGCCCGGCAGGGAGGTCACCACCAGTTCACCGGCCACCTCTTCGCCGCGCCCCTTGATCCGTGACACGAGTTGGGAAAACTGGTCATCCGTCGTCTGGGCCACTTTCAGCAGGTCGATCCCGGCCTCGGTCGGCGTGTAGCCGCGCGCATGTCGCTGGAACAGCTTCACGCCCAGACGCCCCTCAAGCGCGTCGATGTGCCGGATCACAGTCGCATGGTGAACCCCCAGCGCCTGCGCAGCACCCGAGACCGTGCCCATTTTGGCGACCTGAAACGCGGTGCGAAATTCATCCCAGTTTTCAACAGACATCGTCCGGGGCCTCATGTGCAGTAAAGAACATATACACAAATCATTCAGTCAATTTGTTCAAAACTGCAAGAAAGAAAGCGCGCTTTTACCCTTCCCGGCGCAAAGATGC containing:
- a CDS encoding LysR family transcriptional regulator — encoded protein: MSVENWDEFRTAFQVAKMGTVSGAAQALGVHHATVIRHIDALEGRLGVKLFQRHARGYTPTEAGIDLLKVAQTTDDQFSQLVSRIKGRGEEVAGELVVTSLPGMSLLLAPVLTDFQREHPNVTVRYLTGERVFRLEYGEAHVAIRAGQPPQEPDNVVQPFYRQAYGLYAHQSYLDKFGHPEPENYSAELRFVALDNRDSRAPFMVWFAENVPSDRIVFRTTEGESMAEAIMAGAGAGFLPIWMAQRVPELVELMPPTAELDSQNWLVTHVDLHRTPKVQAFLTFLKARAKEWP